The DNA region GACTCCCTCATACGGCGTGTAATCGCAGGCGCTATGCAACATTTCATGGGTAATGGTTACTTTCTTGATGGGGTCCCAGAGCGCGATATCAGCATCGGACCCAACCGCAATAGTGCCTTTTTTAGGGTACATGCCATAGAGCTTCGCGTGGTTTGTCGAACTTAGTGCAACAAACCGATTAAGGTCGATACGACCTTTTGACACTCCCTCCGAAAAGAGGATGGGCAATCGTGTCTCTACTCCCGGGACGCCGTTGGCAACACGGCAAAACGAGGTATGCTCGCCTTCACGAAGTTTTCCTGTAGTCCCCTCAAACAGAAATGGGCAATGGTCCGAAGAAAACACCTGAAACACATTCTGCTGCAATCCCTCCCAGCATGCCTCCTGGCTATCTCTATCACGAGGGGGAGGAGAGCAAATATATTTAGCTCCCTCCTGCCCCTCCCTGTCCAGGTCGTCCTGGGTCAACATCAGGTACTGCGGACAGGTTTCACCGTAAATCTTCAAGCCTTTCTGCTGTCCCCAACGGATCTGCTCCATTGCTTCACGAGCTGATACGTGAACCAACAGCATTGGTACATCGATAAATTCGGCTAGCGATATAGCTCGGTGAGTAGCTTCACGCTCAACCAGTTGTGGCCGCGACAGCGCATGGGAAAATGCTTCGGTTCGACCTTCGGCTTCCAGCTTTTCAACCATATAACGAATAGTGTCATAGCCTTCTGCGTGCACCATGATGAAAGCCCCGTGACGACGAGCCACCTCCAACAAATCAAGAATCTGACGATCATCGAGTCGCAGGCCTTCATAAGTCATGAATACTTTATACGAGGTATAACCCTCATCTACCATCGCAGGCAGCTCACACTCCAGAACGTCCTTGGTAGGATCGCTGATAATCATATGGAAGCTGTGATCAATCCAGCTTTGCCCCTCGGCTTTGTCATGATAAATCTTTACCGCCTCGCGCAGTGATTGCCCTTTATCCTGGAAGGCAAATGGAATAACCGTAGTATTGCCACCGCATAGGGCTGACAACGTACCGCTATCAAAACCGTCCGCCATTACGATGCCTGGACCCGAGGGTTGATCCAAGTGAATATGGCTGTCGATACCACCGGGCATTACTAGCAGCCCGCTAGCATTGATTACGTGAGCGCCTTCATCCTGCAAGTCGGCCCCTAGGGTTGTCACTATGCCGTCCCGAATGCCGACATCGCAACGAATGGTGTCGGCTGCGGTGACGACTGTGCCACCACGAATAATAGTATCGAACTGTTTCATGCTGGATTCCTTGGTTTCTATTGCGCTAGTTGAGTATGCGGGTGAGGCTTTCGATCAACTGGTCGACCTCTTCAGTGGTGTTGTAATGCACCATGGAAACCCGGATCACTCCGTCACCGTCAACCAGATCCAGCTTTTCAATAAGCCGGCGCGAATGGAAGTCCCCGTAACGAATGCCAATTTTATCTTCATTTGCCAGCTCCACGACCTGACGAGAGTTACGCCCTTTGACCCGAAATGAAATGGTCGGGACCCTCAGTGCTCTGTTGCTACTGCTTTTACCAATAATATTTATGTCATCACGTTCCCGTAACCATGAAAGCAGGCGCTCGCTGAGCAGCTCTTCATGGGCAGCGATCGCATCAAACCCTTTAATAATTGAGGTACGGTCTCCTCCCCCGCCCCCCAGAGTATCGATGTAATCAACAATCGCCGTGGTCCCCCAGGCCAGCTCATAATTGGCATTACCAGGCTCCATTTTTGCCGGCACTTTGTCCTTCCCATAAAAATAGTGATAAAGCCCATCCAACTTCAGCATCTCTTCATGCTTTGCATATAACATAGCGAAATGGGGGCCATAGACCTTATAAAAACTGAGCACATAAAAATCGACATCCCACTCGGCTACGTCAACTGCACGGTGCGGCGCATAGGCCACCGCATCTACACAGATTTTCGCACCCTGGTCGTGAACTATCTTGGCTATATCTCCGACCGGGTAGATCTCACCAAAAATGTTGGATGCATGGGTCATGGCAACCAATTTGGTGCGATCCGTCATCAGCGCTTTAAGATCTTCGACGTCGGGTGACATAGTCTCAGAATTTATGTTCCACACCTTGATCACAGCACCGCACTCTTGCAGCGTTAGCCATGGACCTATATTCGATTCATGATCAAAGTCAGTAATGATAATCTCGTCGCCGGCCTCTATCTGCCCTCGAATCGCACGAGCCAACCATTGCAGGCATACCGTAGCACCAGGCCCAAAGGCAATCTCATCCGGGCGTTCGGCACCAACGAATCTGGCAACTTTAGTACGGGCTTCTTGCAATCTGGCCACCGCAATCTGAGACAAGGTATAGCTGGCGCCATGCTGCACATTGGTGTTAATTAAATAGTCGGATATTCGCTCTGCGACTGATTTCAGCACTTGCGAGCCACCTGCATTGTCCAGCAGCACATTGTCTGCGCAGAGACCGGGAAATTGAGATCGAACATAGTCAAGGTTTAAGGTCATGACAGTACGGTATCCTGTTGTCTAATAACGGATGAAACTTGAAATGGAGCACTGAGCCGACACTCAACACAGTCAGCATCGGTTTGCTGTTTCCACATAATCATCGTAAATAAGCCTTCTTCATCTAGCGGCATCAGTGGAAGGTGCCAAGTCTGGGGAAAGTAATGAACGCCAGTGCAAGCAGGCGCGATAAACGCCCTGACTTGATCCATATCAGGCAACCCAACTGAGTTGGATGGCGCCACAACAACCAAATAACGCTCAGATCTAACTGGGATAAAGACCTGGCTAGAATGCGGGTGGCGCTCCAATAAGTTTATAATGACCGGGAGACTACTAGGCATCACCTTATACATTGAGATGCAGGGATCGCTCTCAGTCTCGAAATGATCGAGATTGAACTGGCATTCAAATTTCTCACCCCGCCCCTGATTAACTTTAGTGCCTTGCCCTGAAACACACTGAACATCAACCAACTCTCCAAAAAGGTGAAAATCAGCACCCTCGATAGGGCACGGAAAAATAGTTTCCATAATGCCCTCCTAGTGAGAAAGAATGGATTCAAGGAAGGTTTTAAGCCGCGGGTCTTTAGGATTGGAAAATATCTCGTCCGGAGAACCCTCCTCCACAATCCTTCCGTTTTCCATGAATACCACCCGATCAGCAACTTGACGTGCGAAGCCCATTTCATGGGTCACAACAATCATTGTTACTCCATCCTGTGCTAGGCTTTTCATCACATCGAGGACTTCCCCAACCATCTCTGGATCCAGTGCTGAGGTCGGCTCATCAAAGAGCAGCACTTCAGGTTCCATAGCTAGCGCGCGCGCAATCGCTACACGCTGCTGCTGACCGCCAGATAGTTGCGAAGGATATTTTTGTGCCTGCGCGGCAATGTTCACCCTTTCGAGCAGCTTCATTGCTCTCTGCTCGGCTTCCCGCCATGACAGTCCACGCACCCGGACAGGCGCCAAAGCAACATTCCGCAAAATTGACATATTAGGAAACAGGTTAAAGCCTTGAAAGACCATACCCACGTCAGCTCTCACGGCTGACAGGTTAGCGCCATTCTCGACTCGAACCCCTGCAACGAGAATGTCGCCCTCGTCATAGGACTCCAGTAAATTAATGCACCGTGCCAAGGTTGACTTTCCTGAACCTGACGGGCCAATAACAACGACCACCTCACCTTTTGCAATATCAAGATTAATGTCTGTAATTGCAGTGAATTTACCGAAACGTTTTTCAACGCCTTTTATTTCAATAATATTTTGAACCACGGAAGCAATCACCTCTCAGCAAAACGTTTTTCAAATACTGCTACCAGGCGTACTAGTGGCAATAAGAGCAGAATATAGATTACTGCCGCGCCAATGAGCGGAGTCGGATTTGCAGCCAAGGCCTGCGCCTGTGTTGCTTGCTTTAAGAGGTCTGGCATGGCTACTACTGATGCCAGCGCAGTGTCTTTTAAAACATTAATTGAGTTACTGGTAATGGGTGGGATTACAATCTTTATTGCCTGAGGTAAAACAACATCTCCCATTAGCCAGAAATAGTTCAAGCCAAGCGCGCGCGCTGCTTCAAACTGTCCCTTTGGCACGGCTTCAATGCCCGAACGAAAAATTTCTGCAGCATACGCGCTTGAAACGATAGTTAGCGCTAAAGTTGCGGCAGTGAATGAGGTCAGGCGCACCCCTATAAATGGTAGGGCGTAATAAATAACAATGAGTAAAACCAGAAGCGGAATTGCCCGAAAGACGTCAATAAACGCGATCGCTATCCCACGAATATAAGTAGGTCCATATAAGCGGCATAGCGCCAGCATCAAACCGCCGATGAGCCCCAGAACAATACTTAATGCACCGAGCTTGATGGTTATCCACAGCCCCTTCAGCAGCATAGGTAAGGCATCGACAAATACTGGCCAATTTAGAAATGTATTAAAAATATCCAATTCATTACCCATTGCTTTTGTTATTAGTTGCGCAGCCACCAGCAGGCGTCAGCCTGTAACCTCCGACGCCCGCTAGTACTCAAAACCATATGAGATTTTTTAGCTATGACTCCTTGGGAGCATCCATTACCATCACGGTAGAGGTGGTTTTTTCAGGTACAGAGCCAAACCACTTGCCGTGAAGAGCTGCGATATAGCCCTCTTTCTTCAGTTCTGTCAGGACTGAGTTAACTTTGGCTTGCAGCGGAGAGTTTTTCGCAAACATGATCGAGTACTGCTCCCCCGTTTTGATGCGAGCAACAACCTTCAAATCTGGCTTGTCTTTGGTGTAATACTGCATTGCAGGAATATCACTGATATAACCATCGGTGCGACCGGCAACCAGGTCCAGCATTGCGTTACTTAAGCCTTCATAACGACGGATCTCAGCAATACCTGTCTTCTCTTTATTTGCCTCTGCCCAAATATCTCCGGTGGATCCAGTGTCGACAGAGATAATTTTACCCTTGATATCATCAACGCTTTTGACCTTGCTATCGCTGCGCGCCGTTAGTGATTGATCACTGTCATAGTAGGGCTGGGCAAAAGAGACCGATTTAAGGCGTTTTTCTGTGATGGTAATGGAAGAAACTGCAGCATCAATCTGGCCGGACTGAACAGCCGCAAACAACCCGTTGAATGGAATATTTGTTATCTCAACATCCATCTGTAGTCGCTTTGCAACCTCGTTTACCAGGTCAATTTCAAAACCTATATTTTTGCCGCTCTTATCCTGAAACTCCCACGGGACATTGCCAATATTTGCGCCGACCTTGAGTGTTTCTGCTTGAGCTGCATTAGCGCCTAGCGCGACTGTGGCAATAAGTAGCGTTGTTTTAAAAATATTCTTCATTCCCATTCCACCTTTAGATTATGTTGTCGTTTAGAGTATGATTCATCTCTGTGGCTGGTCTTACCGGTCAGACCGGTCTGTCCGATAATGTTTCAAGTCGGCTTCTCTTGTCAACCACAGGCCTTCTTTTCTGCAGTCTATGAATTAATTACACTGATACCGACTCAAGGATTCTTAGGTTTATGGCTTCTCTAGCGATTGATAGTCTCAAGTTGTTACTGCCTAGCAACGACACACTCAGTGCAAGATTATTGGCACGCCATCTTCAACGACTGATTTTAAATGGTTCCATTGAGCCGGGCGTTCAGCTGCCCTCTCAGCGAGAGCTTTCCGAGGGGCTATCAATCAGTCGTCCCTCCTTACGCGAAGCCATCTCTACCCTGGAAGCATTGGGCCTGGTGCGTGTTGATACGGGGAAGGGTGCTTTTGTTACTACCCCTGAGCAGCGCGTCCCAACCTGGAGATTTTCCAGCCACTGCACACCCAATGACGTATATGAGTCTCGCTATGGCCTTGAAGCGTATGCAGCGAGCTTGGCCGCGATGCGCATTGGTAACGAGAGTTTAAAGCGATTGAAAGACCGGCTGGATAACATGCGAGAGGCCGGCAAGCAGTTGGATTTAGCCCTTATATCCGTTAATGACACTGAATTTCACGACATCATTGTAGAGGCTGCAAACAATCCATTGATCTCTTTTATGTATCGCTCCCTTCGTGAGGAGCTGATCGAGTGCCAGCACGTGTTCTTAATACCCGAGGAGCTCGATAGCAATTTAAGGGAACATCAGGCGATATATGACGCTATAGAGCAAAAAAACCCCGCCGCTGCCGCTGACCAAATGCGTCAACACATAGCCGCTTCAGCAATAAGGACAGGTACCGACTTCAAACCACACCCCCTCTAGTCGAACACAATATTGGAGATAGCGGTGAGTCGAGCAGGCAGTACTTGTAGCGATTACCTGTCCTCCCCTATTCACTTGATACGGCAGGCTCTCGTCTCAGGTACAACGTCTGGTCAGGGTGACCCAGAGGCACGAGCATGAGTGATGGCATAGAGAATGCGTAACCCCATGACCGGGAGTCGCTAACCATGGCTGGCGATCAGTTTCTCACTGCCCATATAGCCGGCATGGGTTTCTGATCGATCCCGGCCCATCGCCACAACAAACTGGTCATAAAACAGGCAAAACCGACGATTCGGTCCTATAGTTATTTACCCGACTGAACGGGTTGGTTAAATGCTGTATCCAGCCTCCACCCTACAACTGCCGAGTGGCAGAGGAGGTCCCATGATGAATACCCCCAAACAACTGGCTTGCATCCTACTGCTGGCATCCTCTACTCAGGCCCTGGGCGACCAGAACCAGGCCCTGATCGACCAGGCGCGAATGGCCGCCCCCTCGATGGTCAGTGCCGAGGCCACCATTGTCTATCAAGGGAAAGTGCTCCACCAGGGCACCAACGGCTGGACCTGCATGCCGGAAACCCTGCCGGGGGATAACTCCCCCATCTGTAACGACCCTACCTGGATGCAGATGCTGCAGGCGGTGGGCAGCAAGGCGCCCTTTGAAACTCAGGGCCTTGGTTTTTCCTACATGCTGGGCGGCGATGGCGGCGTCAGCAACTCCGACCCCTACCATCCGGATCACAGGAGTGCGAAAGACTTTATCAAGGAGGGCCCCCACCTGATGCTGATCGTCCCCAGAGCCGCCCTTGAGGGGATCACGGACGACCCCCACGCCGGTGGTCCCTATGTGATGTGGCGGGATACCCCCTACGCCCACATCATGATTCCGGTGGGGGCGCGGGACTAGCAAACCGCCCAGCGGGCGCGCCGTCTTAGGTGCTCTCCAAAATCTTGAGGAAGGTATCCAGCACCAGGTTGGCACGCCCCCCCTTACGGGTGATGGCGGCAAAACGGGTGTTGTAGTGGTAGCGCTCCGGTAGCAGCACCTGCATCCGCCCCTCGCTGACCCAGCGTTGGGCAAAGTGGCTGGGGAGGTAGCCGATGTAGCAGTCGGACAGGATCAGGAAAGCCACCCCCTCCCGGTCGGTGGCGGTGGCCGACGCCTTGAAGGGTTGGTAGCGCGAGCGGATCTCCGGGGACTGGGCGTAGGAGGGAACCACCGCCTCCTGTCCGCGGATCATCGCCTCCGTCAACTGCCCTTCGGGTACCCGGAACAGGGGGTGATTGGAGGAGCAGTAGAGCAGTGACTGCTCCTCGTAGAGAGAGCGGTACTCAAGTCCGGAGAGGGGCTTCAGTTCGGGCACTACCCCCAGGTGCAGCCGCCCCTCCAGCACCCCCAGTTCGATCTCGTTGGGGGGGCTCATGCGAATGTGGTAATTGACCTCCGCCCCCTGCCCCTTCAGCGCCTTGAGGGCATTGGTGATGCGCATATGGGGCATGGTGACCAGATTGTCGGTGATACCGATATTGAGCTCCCCCTTGAGCTGGGCGTGGAGCGCATTGACCTGGGTGCGAAAATCCTCCAGCGCGGAGAGCAGCTGCAAGCTGTAATCGTAGACCCGGCTGCCCTCGTCGGTAAGGGAGAAACCGGAGCGTCCACGCTGGCACAACCGCAACCCCAAACGGGTCTCCAGATCCGCCATGGCGATACTGATCGCCGCCCGGCTGATATTAAGCTCCACCTCGGCGGCGGAAAACCCGCCGCACTCGACTACCTTGCGAAAGATCCGCAACATGCGCAGGTCGACATCGCTGACCTGCCCCTTGAACCGGCTTGGTTTGGTCTTCATGTGGCCCATTCTTTGGTTAGCATTTATTTAACTAAAGTTAAGTAAAAATAGATTTACTAAACATATTCAGGCAGTCACAGTGTGTCAACCGAGCACGGGACCGACCAGGTCGGACCCAGCCTACAGGATTCCCTTCCGCCCCTGGGGCGGCCCGAACGATATAAACAGGATTGAGGAGATAGCATGACCACCATTGGCCACCTGATTAATGGCGAAACCCGCTGCGATGCCGAGCGCACCCAGGCGGTGTTTAACCCCTCCACCGGCGCTGCCGACAAGCAGGTTGCCCTCGCCTCCAAGGCGACCGTCGAGGAGGCGATCGCTGCCGCCCAGGCTGCCTTCCCGGCCTGGCGCGCCACTCCGCCTCTGAAACGGGCCCGCATCATGTTCCGTTTCAAGGAGCTGCTGGAGGCCAACAGCGAGACCATCTGCCGGCTGATCGGTGAAGAGCATGGAAAGATCGCCCACGACGCCGCCGGCGAGCTGCAGCGGGGCATCGAAAACGTGGAGTACGCCTGCGGCGTGCCCGAGCTGCTGAAGGGTGAGCACAGCCGGGACGTGGGCCCGGGGATCGACTCCTGGAGCGAGTTTCAGCCGCTGGGGGTAGTGGCCGGCATCACCCCCTTCAACTTCCCGGTAATGGTGCCCCTGTGGATGTACCCAATGGCGATCGCCTGCGGCAACACCTTTGTCCTCAAACCCTCCGAGCGCGACCCCAGCTCAACCCTCTTCATCGCCCGTTTGCTGGAGGAGGCAGGCCTGCCCAAGGGGGTGCTCAACGTAGTCAACGGTGACAAGACCGCGGTCGACTGCCTGCTCACCGACAGCCGCATCAAGGCAGTCAGCTTCGTCGGTTCTACCCCCATCGCCGAATACATCTACAGCACCGCAAACGCCAACGGCAAGCGCTGCCAGGCGCTGGGCGGCGCCAAGAACCATGCCATCGTGATGCCCGATGCCGACATGGATAACGCCGTTAACCAGCTGCTGGGAGCGGCTTTCGGCTCCTCCGGCGAGCGCTGCATGGCGTTGTCGGTGGCGGTGGCGGTGGGTGATGCCGCGGCCGATGCCCTGGTCAGCAAGATGCAGGCGGCAATGGCGAGCCTCAAGGTCGGTGCCTTTTCCGACAGCAGCAATGACTTTGGTCCGCTGATCACCGCCGCCCACCGCGACAAGGTGGTGGGCTACATCAACAGCGCCGAGGCCGATGGCGCCGAGGTGGTGGTCGATGGCCGTCACCCCGAGGTTGAGGGGCATGCGGAAGGTTTCTTCGTAGGCGGCACCCTGATCGACCGGGTCACCCCAGAGATGGTCTCCTACAAGGAGGAGATCTTCGGCCCTGTGCTGCAGGTGGTTCGGGTCAAGACCATGGAGGAGGCGATGCAGCTGATCAACGACCACGAGTACGGGAACGGCACCTGCATCTTCACCCGTGACGGAGAAGCCGCGCGCTACTTCTCCGACCACATCGAGGTGGGGATGGTGGGCATCAACGTGCCCTTACCGGTGCCGGTGGCCTACCACAGCTTCGGTGGCTGGAAACGCTCGCTGTTTGGTGACCTCCACGCCTACGGACCCGATGCGGTTCGCTTCTACACCAAGCGCAAGACCATCACCCAACGCTGGCCCTCGGCGGGAGTGCGTGAAGGGGTCCAGTTCGCCTTCCCCTCCTGACCGAAAACAGGGGCACTCAGCGCCCCCAACCGCAGGGCTCCAGCCGGGGCCCTGCTCTCTCTTGTCCCCCTGATTAGAAAGCCTCGCGCTCGCGGGCTATAGTAGGGCTTTACCGCCGAGAGGCGGTCTCATTCATCTGTTCACGAGGACTCCCAATGCGTTTGACGCTGCTGCCCCTGGCATCGCTGCTGGTCAGCTGTTTTATCATGATGCTGGGCAACGGACTGATCAACATCCTGCTGCCAGTGCGTATGGACCTGGAGTCGATGGGCACCGATACCATCGGCCTGGTGCTGTCGCTCTATTTTGTCGGCATGCTCGCCGGAGGGCTTTATGCCCGCCAGCTGATCCGCCGCGCCGGCCATATCCGCATGTTTGCCGGCTGCCTGGCCATTGCCGCAGTCAGCGTCCTGCTGTGCAGCCTCTACACCGACGCCGCCCTGTGGGGAGCGATGCGCGTCGTGATCGGCTTTTGCAACGCCTGCGCATATTGCGCCATGGAGAGCTGGCTCAATGAAAGTGCCAGCAAGAGTAACCGCGGGCGGGTGCTGGCCTTCTATCAAGTTGTGATGCTGGTGGGGCTTTTCATGGGCCAGTTCCTGCTCAACCTGGCCGCGCCTACCGAAACCACCCTGTTCGTGCTGGGTGGCATCCTGCTGACCGCCTCTGTGATTCCGGTGGTCCTGAGCCGCCAGAGCGGCCCCGCACTGGCGGAAGTGGCCACCATGTCCCTGAAAACGCTCTACCAGCGCTCGCCGCTGGGGGTGGTGAGCTGTTTTATGGCCGGAGTGGTCTACTCGGCCCTGTTCAACATGCTACCCCTGTTCGCCCGCTATTACGGGATCACCGATAGTCGTCTACCCCTTTATATGGGGGCCGCCATTATGGGCGGGTTCCTGCTGCAGTTCCCCGTGGGTTACCTGACCGACCGCTTTGATCGCCGTAGCGTCCTGCTGGTGGTGCTGCTGATCTCCTGCATCAGTGGCCTCTCAGTCACGGGTCTGGCGAGTGCCGGGCAGTTCTGGCTGACCTGCGCGGCGACGGCGGTTACTGCGGGAATCATCTCCTGCTTCTACCCCATTAGCATCGCCGAGGCGTTCGACAAGCTACGCACCAACGAGATGGTGGCGGCTATGGGTTGCCTGATCCTCGCCTTCTCGCTGGGGGGTATCCTGGGCCCCTACGCGGCATCTCTGGTCATGGGCGTAGCCGGCTATGGCGCCTTGTTTGTTTTCCTGGCTGTAGGGCAACTGTTACTGGCCGCCTTCGTGGTCTACCGTATGCGGGCCCGAAAGGCACTGCCGGTGGAGGAGCAGGAGCAGGTTTCGGTGCACACCGGCGCTGCACCCATGATGCCCGA from Aestuariirhabdus litorea includes:
- the hydA gene encoding dihydropyrimidinase; translated protein: MKQFDTIIRGGTVVTAADTIRCDVGIRDGIVTTLGADLQDEGAHVINASGLLVMPGGIDSHIHLDQPSGPGIVMADGFDSGTLSALCGGNTTVIPFAFQDKGQSLREAVKIYHDKAEGQSWIDHSFHMIISDPTKDVLECELPAMVDEGYTSYKVFMTYEGLRLDDRQILDLLEVARRHGAFIMVHAEGYDTIRYMVEKLEAEGRTEAFSHALSRPQLVEREATHRAISLAEFIDVPMLLVHVSAREAMEQIRWGQQKGLKIYGETCPQYLMLTQDDLDREGQEGAKYICSPPPRDRDSQEACWEGLQQNVFQVFSSDHCPFLFEGTTGKLREGEHTSFCRVANGVPGVETRLPILFSEGVSKGRIDLNRFVALSSTNHAKLYGMYPKKGTIAVGSDADIALWDPIKKVTITHEMLHSACDYTPYEGVEITGWPVTVLSRGVVVLDNGKVTGKRGHGQYQSRERSPQSVRR
- a CDS encoding cysteine desulfurase-like protein, producing MTLNLDYVRSQFPGLCADNVLLDNAGGSQVLKSVAERISDYLINTNVQHGASYTLSQIAVARLQEARTKVARFVGAERPDEIAFGPGATVCLQWLARAIRGQIEAGDEIIITDFDHESNIGPWLTLQECGAVIKVWNINSETMSPDVEDLKALMTDRTKLVAMTHASNIFGEIYPVGDIAKIVHDQGAKICVDAVAYAPHRAVDVAEWDVDFYVLSFYKVYGPHFAMLYAKHEEMLKLDGLYHYFYGKDKVPAKMEPGNANYELAWGTTAIVDYIDTLGGGGGDRTSIIKGFDAIAAHEELLSERLLSWLRERDDINIIGKSSSNRALRVPTISFRVKGRNSRQVVELANEDKIGIRYGDFHSRRLIEKLDLVDGDGVIRVSMVHYNTTEEVDQLIESLTRILN
- a CDS encoding ureidoglycolate lyase — encoded protein: METIFPCPIEGADFHLFGELVDVQCVSGQGTKVNQGRGEKFECQFNLDHFETESDPCISMYKVMPSSLPVIINLLERHPHSSQVFIPVRSERYLVVVAPSNSVGLPDMDQVRAFIAPACTGVHYFPQTWHLPLMPLDEEGLFTMIMWKQQTDADCVECRLSAPFQVSSVIRQQDTVLS
- a CDS encoding amino acid ABC transporter ATP-binding protein; translation: MVQNIIEIKGVEKRFGKFTAITDINLDIAKGEVVVVIGPSGSGKSTLARCINLLESYDEGDILVAGVRVENGANLSAVRADVGMVFQGFNLFPNMSILRNVALAPVRVRGLSWREAEQRAMKLLERVNIAAQAQKYPSQLSGGQQQRVAIARALAMEPEVLLFDEPTSALDPEMVGEVLDVMKSLAQDGVTMIVVTHEMGFARQVADRVVFMENGRIVEEGSPDEIFSNPKDPRLKTFLESILSH
- a CDS encoding amino acid ABC transporter permease, whose product is MAAQLITKAMGNELDIFNTFLNWPVFVDALPMLLKGLWITIKLGALSIVLGLIGGLMLALCRLYGPTYIRGIAIAFIDVFRAIPLLVLLIVIYYALPFIGVRLTSFTAATLALTIVSSAYAAEIFRSGIEAVPKGQFEAARALGLNYFWLMGDVVLPQAIKIVIPPITSNSINVLKDTALASVVAMPDLLKQATQAQALAANPTPLIGAAVIYILLLLPLVRLVAVFEKRFAER
- a CDS encoding transporter substrate-binding domain-containing protein, which codes for MKNIFKTTLLIATVALGANAAQAETLKVGANIGNVPWEFQDKSGKNIGFEIDLVNEVAKRLQMDVEITNIPFNGLFAAVQSGQIDAAVSSITITEKRLKSVSFAQPYYDSDQSLTARSDSKVKSVDDIKGKIISVDTGSTGDIWAEANKEKTGIAEIRRYEGLSNAMLDLVAGRTDGYISDIPAMQYYTKDKPDLKVVARIKTGEQYSIMFAKNSPLQAKVNSVLTELKKEGYIAALHGKWFGSVPEKTTSTVMVMDAPKES
- a CDS encoding FadR/GntR family transcriptional regulator → MASLAIDSLKLLLPSNDTLSARLLARHLQRLILNGSIEPGVQLPSQRELSEGLSISRPSLREAISTLEALGLVRVDTGKGAFVTTPEQRVPTWRFSSHCTPNDVYESRYGLEAYAASLAAMRIGNESLKRLKDRLDNMREAGKQLDLALISVNDTEFHDIIVEAANNPLISFMYRSLREELIECQHVFLIPEELDSNLREHQAIYDAIEQKNPAAAADQMRQHIAASAIRTGTDFKPHPL
- a CDS encoding LysR family transcriptional regulator, coding for MKTKPSRFKGQVSDVDLRMLRIFRKVVECGGFSAAEVELNISRAAISIAMADLETRLGLRLCQRGRSGFSLTDEGSRVYDYSLQLLSALEDFRTQVNALHAQLKGELNIGITDNLVTMPHMRITNALKALKGQGAEVNYHIRMSPPNEIELGVLEGRLHLGVVPELKPLSGLEYRSLYEEQSLLYCSSNHPLFRVPEGQLTEAMIRGQEAVVPSYAQSPEIRSRYQPFKASATATDREGVAFLILSDCYIGYLPSHFAQRWVSEGRMQVLLPERYHYNTRFAAITRKGGRANLVLDTFLKILEST
- a CDS encoding CoA-acylating methylmalonate-semialdehyde dehydrogenase, producing MTTIGHLINGETRCDAERTQAVFNPSTGAADKQVALASKATVEEAIAAAQAAFPAWRATPPLKRARIMFRFKELLEANSETICRLIGEEHGKIAHDAAGELQRGIENVEYACGVPELLKGEHSRDVGPGIDSWSEFQPLGVVAGITPFNFPVMVPLWMYPMAIACGNTFVLKPSERDPSSTLFIARLLEEAGLPKGVLNVVNGDKTAVDCLLTDSRIKAVSFVGSTPIAEYIYSTANANGKRCQALGGAKNHAIVMPDADMDNAVNQLLGAAFGSSGERCMALSVAVAVGDAAADALVSKMQAAMASLKVGAFSDSSNDFGPLITAAHRDKVVGYINSAEADGAEVVVDGRHPEVEGHAEGFFVGGTLIDRVTPEMVSYKEEIFGPVLQVVRVKTMEEAMQLINDHEYGNGTCIFTRDGEAARYFSDHIEVGMVGINVPLPVPVAYHSFGGWKRSLFGDLHAYGPDAVRFYTKRKTITQRWPSAGVREGVQFAFPS
- a CDS encoding MFS transporter translates to MRLTLLPLASLLVSCFIMMLGNGLINILLPVRMDLESMGTDTIGLVLSLYFVGMLAGGLYARQLIRRAGHIRMFAGCLAIAAVSVLLCSLYTDAALWGAMRVVIGFCNACAYCAMESWLNESASKSNRGRVLAFYQVVMLVGLFMGQFLLNLAAPTETTLFVLGGILLTASVIPVVLSRQSGPALAEVATMSLKTLYQRSPLGVVSCFMAGVVYSALFNMLPLFARYYGITDSRLPLYMGAAIMGGFLLQFPVGYLTDRFDRRSVLLVVLLISCISGLSVTGLASAGQFWLTCAATAVTAGIISCFYPISIAEAFDKLRTNEMVAAMGCLILAFSLGGILGPYAASLVMGVAGYGALFVFLAVGQLLLAAFVVYRMRARKALPVEEQEQVSVHTGAAPMMPDRDPRTDFIESPGELSEEARIASEVAETDPGAAIKLARAVAMAGSEHSAEITTAVASVEQIDPLRFYQVLLDAVPEQALEITIAIVRAQPNRAYALVSRLAREMPERVVEIAAEIGREMPDLRLEMARVAIESAPESAIAVAEYYARVLAEEHQSVRPADREDDNSEQSAAELVSEISELAPEQAAEVAATFAEAMPEVAEVLAEELDNTPAGR